One genomic region from Desulfobaccales bacterium encodes:
- a CDS encoding glutamine--tRNA ligase/YqeY domain fusion protein, with protein sequence MTTSDVAPATNFIRHIIVEDLKNHKNDGRVITRFPPEPNGYLHIGHAKSICLNFGLAADYQGVCNLRFDDTNPSKEEQEYVESIMADVRWVGFDWGDRLFFASDYFEQLYDYGLHLIKTGKAYVCDLSADEVRAYRGTLTEPGKNSPYRDRPVSENLDLFDRMRGGEFPDGARTLRAKIDMGSPNLNLRDPVLYRIKHESHQRTGDAWCIYPMYDYAHPLSDALEGITHSICTMEYEDHRVLYDWAIDNCPVPFKPRQYEFARLNLTYTVMSKRKLLQLVNERHVGGWDDPRMPTLAGMRRRGYTPEAIRTFCERIGVGKRENLVDLALLEFCVREDLNYRAPRVMGVLKPLKVVLVNYPEGQVEELEAVNNPEDPTMGNRKVPFSREFYLEREDFMEDPPKKFFRLAPGREVRLRYAYYIKCEEVIKDPQTGEVVELRCTYDPATRGGYAPDGRPVKATLHWVSAAHAIPAEVRLYDRLFTKPVPGEDHGGDFKADLNPASLQVLTDCRLEPSLSVAAPGSFYQFERQGYFCVDSKDSSTGAPVFNRTVTLKDAWAKIQQGQKK encoded by the coding sequence ATGACTACCAGCGATGTTGCGCCCGCAACTAACTTTATTCGCCATATTATTGTTGAAGATTTGAAAAATCATAAGAATGACGGCCGGGTGATCACCCGCTTTCCCCCGGAGCCCAACGGCTACCTCCACATCGGCCACGCCAAGTCCATCTGCCTCAACTTCGGACTGGCTGCGGATTATCAGGGCGTCTGCAACCTCCGGTTCGACGACACCAATCCCAGCAAAGAAGAACAGGAGTATGTGGAATCCATCATGGCCGATGTGCGCTGGGTTGGGTTCGACTGGGGGGACCGGCTCTTTTTCGCGTCCGACTACTTTGAGCAGTTGTATGATTATGGCCTGCACCTCATCAAGACGGGCAAAGCCTATGTCTGTGACTTGAGCGCCGACGAGGTTCGAGCCTACCGGGGCACTCTGACGGAGCCGGGCAAGAACAGCCCTTACCGCGACCGGCCGGTTTCGGAGAACCTGGACCTGTTTGACCGGATGCGGGGCGGAGAGTTTCCCGACGGCGCCCGGACCTTGCGGGCCAAGATCGATATGGGCTCCCCCAACCTGAATCTTCGGGACCCGGTCCTGTACCGCATCAAGCATGAAAGCCATCAACGCACCGGCGACGCCTGGTGCATCTATCCCATGTACGATTACGCCCATCCCCTGTCCGACGCCTTGGAGGGTATTACCCATTCCATCTGCACCATGGAGTACGAGGACCACCGCGTCCTGTACGATTGGGCTATCGACAACTGCCCGGTGCCGTTTAAGCCCCGTCAGTATGAGTTCGCCCGCCTCAACCTCACCTATACGGTCATGAGCAAGCGCAAGCTCCTGCAGCTGGTGAACGAACGGCACGTCGGCGGTTGGGATGACCCCCGCATGCCCACCCTGGCGGGGATGCGGCGCCGGGGCTATACCCCGGAAGCCATCCGCACTTTCTGTGAACGCATCGGGGTGGGGAAACGGGAAAACCTGGTGGACCTGGCTTTGCTGGAATTCTGTGTCCGGGAAGACTTGAACTACCGGGCCCCCCGGGTTATGGGGGTGCTCAAACCCCTGAAGGTGGTCCTGGTCAACTACCCCGAAGGCCAGGTGGAAGAACTGGAGGCCGTGAACAACCCCGAAGACCCCACTATGGGGAACCGGAAAGTGCCCTTTTCCCGGGAGTTCTACCTGGAACGGGAGGACTTCATGGAGGACCCGCCCAAAAAGTTCTTCCGTCTGGCTCCCGGCCGGGAAGTGCGGCTGCGCTACGCCTACTACATCAAGTGCGAAGAGGTGATCAAGGACCCGCAGACCGGAGAGGTGGTGGAGTTGCGGTGCACCTATGACCCCGCCACTCGGGGGGGCTACGCCCCGGACGGACGCCCGGTCAAAGCCACCCTGCATTGGGTTTCTGCGGCCCACGCCATCCCTGCGGAGGTGCGTCTCTATGACCGCCTCTTCACCAAGCCCGTGCCCGGCGAGGACCACGGCGGCGATTTTAAGGCGGATTTGAATCCCGCCTCGCTTCAGGTTCTGACCGACTGCCGCCTGGAGCCCAGCTTGAGCGTTGCTGCGCCCGGGAGTTTCTATCAGTTCGAACGCCAGGGCTACTTTTGCGTGGACAGCAAAGATAGCTCGACCGGCGCCCCGGTCTTCAATCGCACCGTCACCCTGAAGGACGCCTGGGCCAAGATCCAACAGGGACAAAAGAAGTAG
- a CDS encoding PAS domain S-box protein, which produces MMKGEDLDHHLNALEQRFQALQDQAGGWPEAREALAPVLQAVAQAIAELRTAQEAETCHLKQAPGVQMEHSRQPEAVQGRCETFLHHDFEALPDLLTVIDRDFNIVMSNWPRHDYGTEAERRSYLKCYRIYAHQDSPCEFCQVREVFATGSPYIREWFDPVAGGFREIYAFPILDEAGNVVLVAEHGRDIQERKQVEADLAMREELYRVLTERSLAGVYLIQDHKFRYVNPVLAQMFGYTPDEMIGRMSPRDTTHPDDLPLVDEQIRQRLTGEVEEAHYTFRGLRRDGTVIHLEGLGRRIDYQGRPAIVGTLLDITERTRAEETLRDSEEKYRGLIETTGTGYVIIDPEGKVLDANPEYVRISGHDQLEEIVGRSVIEWTAKGDRDRNAAEVKQCFQNGFVKSLELHYQQKDGRIIPVEINATTINTSEGLKVLSLVRDISERKQAQEALQTQALVLESMGEAVTGISEDGHIVFANPAAYTMFGYPEGELTGQPVTVLNDLPPEESERFAREIIERLQKEGTWTGEVQNRTKDGISFITYARVTTLELPEKKLWISVQEDITAHKHLAKATKKYLQFIELLMETIPNPIFYEDAQGIILGCNKAYAEYAGVAQEEIPGKTVYDLSPGEVARVCDAGAQKALQDPGTKVRLELQMPAADGSQRQMICYKAAFIEASGNGGVVSVLTDITELQRAQEALRESEARYRLLADNVMDVLWIMDTSYSLTYVSPSVKNMTGYTPEEFLSLGLRQIVLPVYHRVFGTSLEKLLAPEMPPSLRYEVEYQRKDSSHGWGEITITLMRDPQGLVKGLTGMARDITLRKRAEDALRESEVKYRELVESANCIILRLDTQGNIRFFNKFAQTFFGFTDEEIIGRNVVGTIVPEVDSSGYDLAAKVRDILKHPEDYYSNENENMRRNGERVWVAWTNKAIYGRDGELNEVLCIGIDRTEQIKAEKALKESEERYRTLFETSPNGIVLMDLQMNITMANQRGLHLFGFSSPEEVLTRNGVDFIAPEDQPYVLPLIQEMFETGESQTVNVKLLTKDGTRVSCLVTASFLRDAAGEPQAIMGVAQDISDLKRAEEAVRESEARLRAIFEHAPVGITMVDHTGRFLQTNPAYQEIVGYSATELQSLIWQQLTLPEDLPGNLEMQEELLAGKRQYYSIEKRYLRKDGEIVWVSAMLSRLQNGLGEARVVGTILDVTARKRAEEALRESEQRFRLMAETIQDVFWIATPGIEKTKYVSPRYEQIWGRPRKELYQSPQSFLEAMHPEDRQRVKSEVFAAHNRGEAFSLEYRIIRLDGEVRWIHDRGFPVKGEQGHVILFTGVATDITERKTLEQQLLLAQKMEAVGRLAGGVAHDFNNLLMAITGYGELMKTKVLKGDPLYGYLEDILKTTDRAAALTGQLLTFSRRQIVCPQMMDLNRVVLDLERMLRRLIEADIEMKIITAPKLGAVQIDPGHLNQIIMNLVINARDAMPCEGRIAVETAEVIFDTSRQTRSGLAQPGSYVVLQVSDTGMGMDEAIQAHIFEPFFTTKEPGRGTGLGLSTVYGIVKQSGGFIDLDSEPGKGSTFKIYLPRLDASTKTRKVKVSKPTQFRGQETVLLVEDEDVLRTLLAKFLRLHGYTVLEARHGGEALLICEQHQGQIHLMVTDVVMPRMSGRVLADRLTPLRPDMKVLYMSGYTEDEVVQRGVAERAVAFLQKPFKPIDLVHQVYTLLKPQTSR; this is translated from the coding sequence ATGATGAAGGGTGAGGATCTTGATCACCACCTGAATGCCCTGGAGCAGCGTTTTCAGGCCCTGCAGGACCAGGCCGGAGGCTGGCCCGAGGCGCGGGAGGCGCTGGCGCCGGTCTTACAAGCGGTCGCTCAGGCTATCGCCGAATTGCGGACCGCACAGGAGGCCGAGACTTGCCACCTGAAGCAGGCCCCGGGCGTCCAAATGGAGCACTCCCGGCAGCCGGAAGCTGTCCAAGGCCGCTGTGAAACCTTCCTGCACCATGACTTTGAAGCCCTTCCCGACCTGCTCACCGTGATTGACCGGGACTTCAACATCGTTATGAGCAACTGGCCCAGGCATGATTATGGGACGGAAGCGGAACGTCGCAGCTATCTCAAGTGTTACCGGATTTACGCCCACCAGGACAGTCCCTGCGAGTTTTGTCAGGTCCGGGAGGTCTTTGCCACCGGTTCCCCTTATATACGGGAATGGTTCGACCCGGTTGCTGGCGGGTTTCGGGAAATCTATGCCTTTCCCATCCTGGATGAAGCCGGTAATGTGGTCCTGGTGGCCGAGCACGGACGGGACATCCAGGAACGCAAGCAGGTTGAAGCGGACTTGGCAATGCGGGAGGAACTCTACCGCGTCTTGACCGAAAGATCTCTGGCCGGGGTCTACCTCATTCAGGACCACAAGTTTCGCTATGTAAACCCCGTACTGGCCCAGATGTTTGGCTACACCCCGGACGAGATGATCGGCCGGATGAGCCCCAGGGACACGACTCATCCCGATGACCTCCCTCTGGTGGATGAACAAATCCGCCAGCGACTGACCGGTGAAGTCGAAGAAGCCCACTATACCTTCCGCGGCCTGCGAAGGGATGGAACCGTAATCCATTTAGAGGGTTTAGGCCGTCGGATCGATTACCAGGGGCGGCCGGCCATCGTGGGGACGTTGCTGGATATCACCGAGCGCACGCGAGCCGAAGAGACCCTGCGAGACAGTGAAGAGAAATATAGAGGGTTGATTGAGACCACCGGCACCGGTTATGTGATCATTGACCCCGAAGGCAAGGTGCTTGACGCCAATCCGGAGTATGTGAGGATCTCCGGACATGACCAGTTAGAGGAGATTGTAGGACGCAGTGTCATTGAATGGACTGCAAAGGGAGATCGAGACCGCAACGCGGCTGAAGTTAAGCAATGCTTTCAGAATGGCTTCGTTAAAAGTCTCGAATTGCATTATCAGCAAAAAGATGGCCGGATAATTCCCGTCGAGATAAACGCCACCACCATAAACACCTCGGAAGGCCTTAAGGTATTAAGCTTGGTCAGGGACATCTCTGAGCGTAAGCAAGCCCAAGAGGCCCTGCAAACCCAGGCCCTGGTTTTGGAGAGTATGGGTGAAGCGGTCACCGGAATCTCCGAGGATGGGCACATTGTTTTTGCCAATCCCGCGGCTTATACCATGTTCGGATACCCTGAGGGGGAGTTGACCGGCCAACCCGTTACAGTGCTGAACGATTTGCCGCCAGAGGAGAGTGAACGGTTTGCCCGGGAAATTATAGAACGCTTGCAGAAGGAAGGCACTTGGACCGGAGAAGTTCAGAACCGCACGAAGGATGGAATTTCGTTCATAACTTATGCCCGAGTCACCACTCTAGAGCTGCCCGAAAAGAAATTATGGATCTCTGTCCAGGAAGATATCACGGCGCATAAGCACCTGGCAAAGGCTACGAAAAAATATCTGCAATTCATCGAACTGCTCATGGAAACCATCCCCAATCCGATTTTTTATGAAGATGCTCAAGGCATTATCCTGGGATGTAATAAGGCTTATGCAGAGTATGCGGGAGTGGCCCAGGAGGAGATTCCAGGGAAGACCGTGTATGATCTCTCCCCGGGGGAGGTGGCCAGGGTCTGCGACGCTGGAGCCCAGAAGGCTTTGCAGGATCCAGGGACCAAGGTCCGCCTGGAGCTACAAATGCCTGCGGCCGATGGCAGCCAACGCCAGATGATATGCTATAAGGCTGCCTTTATCGAGGCCTCCGGCAATGGTGGCGTGGTTAGTGTCCTTACGGACATTACCGAGTTGCAGCGGGCGCAAGAGGCCCTGCGGGAGAGCGAGGCGCGCTACCGTTTGCTGGCCGACAATGTAATGGATGTCCTCTGGATAATGGATACGAGCTATTCGCTTACCTATGTCAGTCCATCGGTCAAAAATATGACCGGCTATACCCCTGAGGAATTTTTGTCTTTGGGGTTGAGACAGATCGTTCTGCCCGTCTACCACCGGGTGTTCGGCACCTCGCTGGAAAAATTACTCGCCCCCGAGATGCCTCCGTCTCTCAGATACGAGGTGGAATACCAACGGAAGGATAGCTCTCATGGCTGGGGAGAAATCACGATCACCTTGATGCGGGACCCTCAGGGCCTAGTCAAAGGGTTGACAGGAATGGCCCGTGACATCACCCTCCGCAAGCGGGCCGAAGACGCCCTGCGGGAAAGCGAAGTCAAATACCGGGAATTAGTGGAAAGCGCCAATTGTATCATCCTACGCCTGGACACCCAGGGGAACATCAGGTTCTTTAACAAATTCGCCCAGACTTTCTTCGGTTTTACGGATGAGGAGATAATTGGCCGCAACGTAGTGGGGACGATCGTCCCGGAGGTGGATTCCAGCGGCTATGATCTCGCCGCAAAGGTGCGGGATATATTGAAACACCCGGAGGATTACTACAGCAACGAAAATGAGAACATGCGCCGCAACGGTGAAAGGGTATGGGTGGCCTGGACCAACAAAGCGATCTATGGTCGTGATGGTGAACTCAACGAAGTGCTGTGTATCGGTATTGACCGCACTGAACAAATAAAGGCGGAAAAGGCCCTCAAAGAGAGCGAAGAGCGCTATCGCACCCTGTTCGAAACCTCCCCCAATGGCATAGTGTTGATGGACTTGCAGATGAACATCACCATGGCGAACCAGCGGGGATTGCACTTATTTGGGTTTAGCAGCCCGGAGGAGGTGTTGACGAGAAATGGGGTGGACTTTATCGCACCGGAGGACCAGCCCTACGTTCTGCCGCTCATCCAAGAGATGTTCGAAACCGGTGAGAGTCAAACCGTGAACGTGAAGCTGCTCACGAAAGACGGCACCAGAGTTTCTTGCCTGGTAACCGCCTCATTCCTCAGAGACGCCGCGGGTGAGCCCCAGGCCATCATGGGCGTGGCCCAGGACATCAGCGACCTGAAGCGGGCCGAAGAGGCTGTGCGGGAGAGTGAAGCCCGCCTCCGGGCCATTTTCGAGCATGCTCCGGTGGGAATAACCATGGTGGATCACACCGGGAGATTCCTCCAAACCAATCCGGCCTATCAAGAGATAGTCGGGTATAGCGCCACAGAGCTTCAGAGCCTGATCTGGCAACAGCTTACCCTTCCTGAGGATTTGCCAGGAAATTTGGAGATGCAAGAGGAACTTCTTGCCGGCAAACGCCAATACTACTCGATAGAAAAACGGTACCTGCGCAAAGATGGCGAAATCGTCTGGGTCAGCGCAATGCTGTCGAGATTACAGAATGGCCTGGGTGAGGCCCGGGTGGTGGGTACGATCCTTGATGTCACCGCCCGGAAGCGGGCGGAAGAGGCCCTGCGGGAGTCCGAGCAGCGGTTCCGGCTCATGGCTGAGACCATCCAAGACGTCTTCTGGATTGCCACCCCAGGTATCGAAAAGACGAAATATGTGAGTCCGAGATACGAACAGATCTGGGGCCGCCCGAGGAAAGAATTATACCAATCTCCCCAATCCTTTCTGGAGGCCATGCATCCGGAAGACCGGCAGCGGGTAAAGTCGGAGGTTTTTGCAGCCCATAATCGAGGCGAAGCCTTTAGCCTGGAATACCGGATTATCAGGCTCGACGGGGAGGTGCGTTGGATTCACGACCGGGGTTTCCCGGTCAAAGGTGAGCAGGGCCACGTTATCTTGTTTACGGGAGTGGCCACGGACATCACCGAGCGCAAGACTCTGGAACAGCAACTCCTTCTGGCCCAAAAGATGGAAGCAGTGGGGCGGTTGGCCGGAGGCGTGGCCCACGACTTCAATAACCTCCTGATGGCCATCACGGGTTACGGCGAACTCATGAAAACCAAAGTTCTTAAAGGCGACCCGCTTTACGGCTACCTGGAAGATATCCTGAAAACCACCGACCGGGCTGCGGCCTTGACCGGACAGTTGCTGACCTTTAGCCGGCGCCAGATCGTCTGCCCTCAGATGATGGATCTCAACCGGGTCGTTTTGGATCTAGAACGGATGCTGCGACGGCTCATCGAGGCAGACATCGAGATGAAAATCATTACTGCCCCGAAGCTGGGAGCGGTGCAGATAGACCCCGGCCACCTTAACCAGATCATCATGAACCTGGTGATCAACGCCCGGGACGCCATGCCGTGTGAAGGCCGTATTGCCGTGGAAACCGCTGAGGTCATTTTTGACACGAGCCGGCAAACCAGATCCGGACTGGCGCAGCCGGGATCTTATGTGGTGCTGCAGGTGAGCGACACCGGCATGGGTATGGATGAAGCCATCCAGGCCCACATCTTCGAGCCGTTTTTTACAACCAAGGAACCGGGGAGGGGCACCGGTCTGGGACTATCCACGGTGTATGGGATTGTCAAGCAGAGCGGAGGTTTTATCGACCTGGACAGCGAGCCCGGGAAAGGCAGCACCTTCAAGATCTATTTGCCGCGTCTGGATGCATCCACCAAGACGCGGAAGGTCAAGGTTTCCAAGCCTACGCAGTTCCGGGGGCAAGAAACTGTACTCTTGGTGGAAGATGAGGACGTGCTTCGGACCTTGCTGGCCAAGTTCTTGCGGCTCCACGGGTACACGGTGCTGGAAGCCCGCCACGGCGGCGAGGCTTTGCTGATCTGTGAACAGCACCAGGGGCAGATTCACCTGATGGTGACTGACGTGGTGATGCCCCGGATGAGCGGCCGCGTCCTGGCCGACCGTCTCACCCCCTTGCGCCCTGATATGAAAGTGCTTTATATGTCGGGTTACACCGAAGATGAGGTGGTCCAACGCGGCGTGGCGGAGCGAGCGGTGGCGTTCCTCCAGAAGCCCTTCAAACCGATAGATTTGGTGCACCAGGTCTACACCCTCCTTAAGCCCCAAACGAGCCGTTAA
- a CDS encoding biotin carboxylase N-terminal domain-containing protein, giving the protein MVDKLVFSKILVANRGEIAVRIMRSAQELGLKVVAIYEETDKDAYHIMRADEAVCIGPGPRKDYLNIAKIIAAAQKTGAQAIHPGYGFLAENPDFPEACTNGGLVFIGPPPEVIRNLGSKVVAQKVAKATGIRVVPATQVLASGPQGEEEALNFAAQHDYPIMIKAVSGGGGRGIRQVDDKSSLLAGLSRSRAEALMSFGDDNIYLEKCIYRPRHVEVQILADSYGNVVHLGTRNCSIQRRHQKLVEIAPAGLPQALTEEICDAAVRVTRAAKYLSAGTVEFLVEPDDTYYFLEVNTRLQVEHTVTEVVTGIDIVREQLLIAMGEPISFCQDQVAERGYAIELRINAEDPKNDFLASPGIIQVYRSTGGHGVRLDGAVYQGYKITPFYDSLIVKLTVYGFAWREAVDRMARALNNFLIIGVKTTIPYFQQIVKEPDFIRMQLDTAYIDDHPQLLDYREQEREVEKVARLIAEINAHEKNPYG; this is encoded by the coding sequence ATGGTAGATAAGCTGGTATTTAGCAAAATTCTGGTGGCCAACCGCGGCGAGATCGCGGTGCGGATCATGCGGAGCGCCCAGGAGTTAGGCCTTAAGGTTGTAGCCATCTACGAGGAGACCGACAAGGACGCGTATCATATCATGCGGGCCGATGAAGCGGTCTGCATAGGTCCCGGCCCCCGGAAAGATTACCTCAACATTGCCAAGATCATTGCCGCGGCCCAGAAGACCGGGGCTCAGGCGATTCATCCCGGCTACGGCTTTCTGGCCGAAAACCCTGATTTTCCCGAAGCCTGCACCAATGGGGGTCTGGTGTTTATCGGGCCGCCCCCGGAGGTCATCCGGAACCTGGGGAGCAAGGTCGTCGCCCAAAAAGTCGCCAAAGCTACCGGCATCCGCGTGGTTCCGGCCACCCAGGTGCTGGCCTCGGGACCTCAGGGCGAAGAGGAAGCCCTGAACTTTGCGGCCCAACACGACTACCCCATCATGATCAAGGCGGTATCGGGGGGAGGCGGCCGGGGCATTCGCCAGGTAGATGATAAAAGCAGTCTGCTGGCCGGGCTCAGCCGCTCCCGGGCCGAGGCCCTCATGTCCTTCGGGGATGACAACATCTATCTGGAAAAATGTATCTACCGGCCGCGACACGTGGAGGTCCAAATCCTGGCCGACTCCTACGGCAATGTGGTGCACCTGGGGACTCGCAACTGCTCCATTCAGCGCCGTCACCAGAAACTGGTGGAGATTGCCCCCGCCGGATTGCCCCAGGCCTTGACCGAGGAAATCTGCGACGCGGCGGTGCGAGTCACCCGGGCCGCCAAATATCTCAGCGCCGGGACAGTGGAATTTTTGGTAGAGCCCGACGACACCTATTACTTCCTCGAAGTCAATACCCGCCTGCAGGTGGAGCATACGGTCACCGAGGTGGTGACCGGTATCGACATCGTTCGGGAACAGCTCTTAATCGCCATGGGCGAACCCATCAGTTTTTGCCAGGACCAGGTGGCCGAGCGGGGCTACGCTATCGAACTCAGGATCAATGCCGAAGACCCCAAAAACGATTTCTTGGCCAGTCCCGGGATTATCCAGGTATACCGGTCCACCGGTGGTCACGGGGTCCGGCTGGACGGCGCCGTCTACCAGGGGTACAAAATCACCCCTTTTTACGACTCCTTGATCGTGAAGCTCACCGTGTACGGCTTCGCCTGGCGGGAGGCGGTGGACCGCATGGCCCGAGCCCTCAACAACTTTCTCATTATCGGGGTGAAGACCACCATCCCGTACTTCCAACAGATTGTCAAAGAGCCGGATTTCATCCGGATGCAGTTGGACACCGCGTATATCGATGACCACCCGCAGCTTCTGGATTATCGGGAGCAGGAACGGGAGGTGGAGAAAGTGGCGCGCCTCATTGCCGAAATCAACGCCCATGAGAAGAATCCTTATGGGTAG
- a CDS encoding Nif11-like leader peptide family RiPP precursor, producing the protein MQYKEVLNSEEAADLLGVKPFTIRTYARRGVIPGKKLGNEWRFVKNDLMAWLRGMETEGGELETPTGAKAFLQRLREDSDFQQKIESLSTDAERMAFVQREGFAFTVQELEQAIQAELDEDLEEDQESKVVRRAQRYQVYLKVSELNGQAVTDTMILDISAWGARVGSFKPFDTMGNIEITFTPPGENQNVRITGEVVWSRLMPAESRYHAGVEFSKPIDQLHREGKI; encoded by the coding sequence ATGCAATATAAGGAGGTTTTGAACTCCGAGGAAGCCGCCGACCTTTTAGGGGTCAAACCTTTCACCATCCGCACCTATGCCCGGCGGGGAGTGATCCCGGGCAAAAAACTGGGGAATGAGTGGCGTTTTGTCAAAAATGACCTCATGGCCTGGCTGAGGGGGATGGAGACAGAGGGGGGAGAACTGGAGACCCCTACGGGGGCCAAAGCATTTCTCCAACGATTGCGCGAGGATAGCGATTTCCAACAAAAGATTGAATCATTATCCACTGACGCAGAACGGATGGCATTTGTCCAGAGGGAAGGCTTTGCTTTTACCGTTCAAGAGTTGGAGCAGGCCATCCAAGCGGAGTTGGATGAAGACTTGGAAGAAGATCAGGAATCCAAGGTTGTCCGCAGAGCCCAGCGTTACCAGGTCTATTTGAAAGTTTCCGAACTGAATGGCCAAGCGGTAACTGATACCATGATTTTAGACATCAGCGCCTGGGGTGCCAGGGTTGGATCTTTTAAGCCCTTTGACACCATGGGAAATATTGAGATCACCTTCACCCCCCCCGGCGAGAATCAAAATGTTCGGATTACCGGTGAAGTGGTGTGGTCCAGGCTTATGCCGGCAGAGAGCCGTTATCATGCCGGGGTCGAATTCTCCAAACCCATTGATCAATTGCATCGTGAGGGCAAAATTTGA
- a CDS encoding alpha-L-arabinofuranosidase C-terminal domain-containing protein yields MIFRCSSRHGGNRPCSFWRSGPFFSLLATLALVLFFGGQVRGDETETVITVHARDRMHSLNPLIFGQNILFASNSLWNTSIDDIDPVARPLVKSLAPTIVRFPGGTASNIYLWEDGLGFRTAAEIKPYTPTITLDGAPNWKTVQQARLLHSSAGALGKPFKFLRLEGNRIEGVLDLKGSYPPGVIIRPDARAGQPDYFFNNYGIMEHMKFVTSLGAEAIIVVNYNTGLDREGRLSNKVSLSQKAKRAAALVAFVNGTPQDGRSLGIDDEGNDWHTVGYWAGRREALGHPAPYRVKYWEIGNEMYDKNNEGGFTSAETYGQDFVTFARAMKEVDSNIKIGAVGITSPRGRGDADFTDEWNPTVLRIGGADMDFLILHPYYPSAGLKPAPYQSQAWFAAVMAGASQAMADIKEIRKVIQENAPAGKQIQIAVTEYGIWPADAKDARDWANLGRALFDADLLMGLLRDGPGLGINLAANWALHGSMQAAAIAYDWKTGTRTLRPHYYAMQLLRKLAPIVVETKVTTPTFSVQRVGNVTDATAIPLVGALATVSKDGGVLTLLVINRSLEASLAATIQLMDYKPQATAQIFGITGSRISDNNEDQSKTVTLDTTQINDAASRFMYTFKPHSLTMFQFKAETEDSLSQERPGRVE; encoded by the coding sequence ATGATTTTCCGATGTTCCTCCCGTCATGGCGGGAATCGTCCGTGTTCCTTCTGGCGGTCCGGGCCGTTTTTCTCACTTCTGGCAACTCTGGCGCTGGTTCTGTTCTTTGGGGGCCAGGTGAGGGGAGATGAGACCGAGACGGTTATCACGGTCCATGCCAGAGACAGAATGCACTCCTTGAATCCCCTGATCTTCGGGCAAAATATCCTCTTTGCCAGCAATAGCCTCTGGAACACGAGCATTGACGACATCGATCCCGTAGCCAGGCCGCTGGTAAAAAGTCTTGCCCCTACCATAGTGCGTTTTCCCGGAGGCACCGCCAGCAACATATATTTGTGGGAGGACGGCCTGGGCTTCCGCACCGCCGCAGAGATCAAGCCATACACCCCCACCATTACCCTGGACGGTGCTCCCAACTGGAAGACGGTTCAGCAAGCGCGCCTTTTGCATAGCAGCGCCGGCGCCTTGGGAAAGCCGTTTAAATTTTTGCGGCTGGAAGGCAACCGTATCGAAGGGGTTTTAGATCTCAAAGGGTCTTATCCTCCGGGAGTTATTATCCGCCCCGATGCCAGGGCTGGGCAACCGGATTATTTCTTTAATAATTACGGCATCATGGAGCATATGAAATTCGTCACCTCCCTTGGCGCAGAGGCCATTATCGTTGTCAATTATAATACCGGGTTAGATCGGGAGGGGCGCCTGTCCAATAAAGTCTCTCTGAGTCAGAAGGCTAAACGAGCCGCCGCGCTGGTGGCATTTGTCAACGGTACCCCCCAAGACGGGCGTTCTCTGGGCATCGATGACGAGGGGAATGACTGGCATACTGTGGGCTACTGGGCCGGCAGACGTGAGGCCCTGGGGCATCCTGCGCCCTACCGGGTGAAGTACTGGGAAATCGGCAACGAGATGTATGACAAAAATAATGAAGGGGGGTTCACCAGCGCCGAAACCTATGGTCAGGATTTTGTGACCTTTGCCCGGGCCATGAAAGAGGTTGACTCGAACATCAAGATTGGGGCGGTGGGGATAACCTCTCCCCGTGGGCGTGGGGACGCCGACTTTACCGATGAATGGAACCCAACGGTCCTTCGGATAGGTGGGGCGGACATGGACTTTCTTATTCTCCACCCTTACTATCCGTCTGCGGGGCTGAAGCCCGCCCCCTATCAGAGCCAGGCCTGGTTCGCGGCCGTCATGGCTGGGGCCTCTCAGGCCATGGCCGATATCAAAGAGATCAGAAAGGTCATACAAGAAAACGCCCCGGCCGGAAAACAAATTCAAATTGCCGTAACCGAGTATGGCATATGGCCGGCTGATGCCAAAGATGCGCGAGACTGGGCCAACCTGGGCCGGGCCTTATTCGATGCGGATCTCCTCATGGGTCTTCTCCGGGATGGTCCCGGGTTAGGGATTAACCTGGCGGCCAATTGGGCATTGCATGGTAGTATGCAAGCCGCTGCCATCGCTTATGATTGGAAGACCGGGACCCGGACTCTAAGGCCACACTACTACGCCATGCAGCTTCTGAGAAAGCTGGCGCCGATAGTTGTGGAAACCAAGGTTACCACCCCTACTTTCTCAGTGCAGCGGGTGGGGAACGTCACGGATGCAACGGCTATCCCCCTGGTGGGGGCGCTGGCGACTGTTTCTAAAGATGGGGGCGTGCTTACGCTGCTGGTGATCAACCGCTCTCTGGAAGCCTCGCTGGCGGCAACCATCCAGCTCATGGATTATAAGCCCCAGGCCACTGCCCAGATTTTCGGAATCACGGGTTCCAGGATAAGCGACAATAATGAGGATCAATCCAAAACCGTCACCCTGGACACCACCCAGATTAACGACGCGGCGTCCCGGTTCATGTATACTTTTAAGCCCCATTCCTTGACCATGTTCCAGTTTAAGGCCGAGACCGAAGATTCGCTTAGCCAGGAAAGACCAGGGCGCGTGGAGTAA